The genome window AAAACTGGCAGGTGTTTGATATGGTGGCTGAAGGTATTTCTCTGCTGGACAGCAAGAGAGCTGAGTTAGGTAACCTGATCCGTCAGCAAGGTTTAGCCAGCGTAACAGCTCTGTTAATCGAAAAATCAAAAGCTCCTATCACAGCTCCTTTGCAGGGTAATGATGCTAAAAATTAGTCAGCAAGAACAAACTCTGTTTTTTGCCGGTGCTTTGGATCGGGAAACAGTACCAACCCAGTGGCCATTTAAGTTATTAAAAAAACTAAGTGGCACTGTGGTGTTCGATTTCAGTGAATTGGCGTTGGTAGATACTGCAGGCCTGGCCTGGTTACTACATCAGGTTGCGCAAGCGGCCAAACTTGGATTACAGATCCAAA of Rheinheimera sp. MM224 contains these proteins:
- a CDS encoding lipid asymmetry maintenance protein MlaB; its protein translation is MMLKISQQEQTLFFAGALDRETVPTQWPFKLLKKLSGTVVFDFSELALVDTAGLAWLLHQVAQAAKLGLQIQMRHVPEQLISLAQLSDVLALLPLVKEDKGNAV